A single genomic interval of Cucumis sativus cultivar 9930 chromosome 7, Cucumber_9930_V3, whole genome shotgun sequence harbors:
- the LOC101217696 gene encoding glucan endo-1,3-beta-glucosidase 12 isoform X1, whose amino-acid sequence MSSGFPPFPSLFLPLFLICSHHPTPYVYFLSLHPNKKGALVLSKWIFYRTRSVKSSTFQQGNDATPQYFLQLSIFKPERKEASLVTKELSSKSGKMRNSLLIRGRTGGLTHEWVIQSLIFLILGHFLYSGHTRELNHENQKFSSRPVFISQRDITTPITTVPTIILSNPTVSTPFINPTSTSDTYSPAMESPKRSSPPSSGASWCIASQSASQKVLQIALDYACGYGGTDCSAIQAGQRCYNPNTIHDHASYAFNSYYQKNPVPNSCNFGGTAVITSTDPSTMACQYTSTSTSSSVLNTTNSKGSTVFGAVPSSPTPSAATCQEINVLQRLLLLTIVSLRLFHINYLYG is encoded by the exons atgtCCTCGGGCTTCCCCCCATTTCCCTCTCTTTTCCTTCCTCTGTTTCTCATTTGCTCGCACCACCCTACGCCCTATGTctactttctctctctccaccCAAACAAAAAAGGAGCACTTGTACTTTCGAAATGGATATTTTACAGGACAAGAAGTGTAAAGTCTTCAACTTTTCAACAAGGTAATGATGCCACTCCACAATATTTTCTCCAACTCTCTATATTTAAACCAGAAAGAAAGGAGGCATCTCTGGTAACTAAGGAACTATCATCTAAAAGTGGGAAGATGAGGAACAGCCTGCTCATTAGAGGAAGAACAGGAGGATTGACCCATGAATGGGTTATACAGAGCTTAATATTCCTCATTCTTGGTCATTTTCTCTATTCAG GACACACGAGAGAGCTAAACCATGAGAATCAGAAATTCAGTTCCCGGCCAGTTTTCATCTCTCAAAGGGATATCACCACCCCTATAACAACCGTTCCCACAATAATTCTTTCCAACCCCACCGTCTCGACTCCATTTATCAATCCAACTTCAACTTCAGACACGTATTCTCCGGCCATGGAGTCTCCCAAAAGATCATCTCCACCGTCGTCAGGAGCTAGTTGGTGCATTGCTAGTCAAAGTGCATCACAAAAGGTATTACAAATTGCTCTAGACTACGCATGTGGCTATGGTGGTACTGATTGTTCAGCAATTCAAGCTGGTCAGAGGTGTTACAACCCAAACACCATTCATGATCATGCCTCCTACGCCTTCAATAGCTACTATCAAAAGAATCCTGTTCCAAATAGCTGTAACTTTGGTGGGACTGCTGTCATCACTAGCACTGACCCAA GTACTATGGCATGTCAGTACACATCTACTAG CACAAGTTCATCAGTTCTAAACACCACAAATTCGAAGGGATCAACCGTGTTTGGTGCTGTACCCTCAAGCCCAACTCCTTCAGCAGCAACCTGTCAAGAAATAAATGTTCTTCAACGACTATTGTTGTTGACAATTGTTTCTCTAAGATTATTCCACATTAACTATCTTTATGGCTGA
- the LOC101217696 gene encoding major pollen allergen Ole e 10 isoform X2, whose translation MESPKRSSPPSSGASWCIASQSASQKVLQIALDYACGYGGTDCSAIQAGQRCYNPNTIHDHASYAFNSYYQKNPVPNSCNFGGTAVITSTDPSTMACQYTSTSTSSSVLNTTNSKGSTVFGAVPSSPTPSAATCQEINVLQRLLLLTIVSLRLFHINYLYG comes from the exons ATGGAGTCTCCCAAAAGATCATCTCCACCGTCGTCAGGAGCTAGTTGGTGCATTGCTAGTCAAAGTGCATCACAAAAGGTATTACAAATTGCTCTAGACTACGCATGTGGCTATGGTGGTACTGATTGTTCAGCAATTCAAGCTGGTCAGAGGTGTTACAACCCAAACACCATTCATGATCATGCCTCCTACGCCTTCAATAGCTACTATCAAAAGAATCCTGTTCCAAATAGCTGTAACTTTGGTGGGACTGCTGTCATCACTAGCACTGACCCAA GTACTATGGCATGTCAGTACACATCTACTAG CACAAGTTCATCAGTTCTAAACACCACAAATTCGAAGGGATCAACCGTGTTTGGTGCTGTACCCTCAAGCCCAACTCCTTCAGCAGCAACCTGTCAAGAAATAAATGTTCTTCAACGACTATTGTTGTTGACAATTGTTTCTCTAAGATTATTCCACATTAACTATCTTTATGGCTGA
- the LOC101217941 gene encoding pentatricopeptide repeat-containing protein At2g42920, chloroplastic: MLASICGLPSLSPISTSKLIISNQPYLSMVDKYCTTMRDLQQFHAHLIKSGQAIESFAASRILAFCASPLGNMDYAYLVFLQMQNPNLFSWNTVIRGFSQSSNPQIALYLFIDMLVSSQVEPQRLTYPSIFKAYSQLGLAHDGAQLHGRIIKLGLQFDPFIRNTILYMYATGGFLSEARRIFNQEMEFDVVSWNSMILGLAKCGEIDESRKLFDKMPVKNPISWNSMIGGYVRNGMFKEALKLFIKMQEERIQPSEFTMVSLLNASAQIGALRQGVWIHEYIKKNNLQLNAIVVTAIIDMYCKCGSIGNALQVFEKIPCRSLSSWNSMIFGLAVNGCEKEAILVFKMLESSSLKPDCISFMAVLTACNHGAMVDEGMEFFSRMKNTYRIEPSIKHYNLMVDMISRAGFLEEAEQFIKTMPIEKDAIIWGCLLSACRIYGNTEMAKRAAEKVNELDPEETMGYVLMANIHAWGNNFVGAMEKRVAMRMKKVEKEPGGSFIEVDEEVHEFIAGGGRLHRKAQEIYIVLGQLGVMLQDKGAVGDEF, from the coding sequence ATGTTAGCAAGTATTTGTGGGCTCCCTTCACTTTCACCAATTTCAACATCAAAATTGATCATCTCCAACCAACCTTACCTTTCAATGGTGGATAAGTATTGCACCACCATGAGAGACCTGCAACAATTTCATGCCCACCTGATAAAATCCGGTCAGGCCATAGAGTCTTTTGCTGCTAGCCGAATTTTAGCCTTTTGCGCCTCTCCTTTGGGTAATATGGATTACGCATATTTGGTATTTCTGCAAATGCAAAACCCTAATCTCTTTTCTTGGAATACAGTAATAAGAGGCTTCTCTCAAAGCTCAAACCCTCAAATTGCTCTCTATCTTTTCATCGACATGTTGGTTTCGTCACAAGTAGAACCACAGAGATTGACTTACCCATCAATTTTCAAAGCTTACTCTCAACTTGGACTTGCCCATGATGGAGCTCAGCTTCATGGGAGGATAATAAAATTAGGCCTTCAGTTTGACCCTTTTATCAGAAACACAATTTTGTACATGTACGCTACTGGTGGGTTTTTGAGTGAAGCACGTCGAATATTTAACCAAGAAATGGAATTTGATGTCGTTTCCTGGAATTCCATGATTCTAGGTTTGGCTAAATGTGGGGAAATTGATGAGTCGAGGAAGCTGTTCGATAAAATGCCTGTTAAAAACCCAATTTCGTGGAATTCTATGATTGGTGGGTATGTTAGAAATGGTATGTTCAAAGAAGCTCTAAAGCTGTTTATCAAAATGCAAGAAGAGAGAATCCAGCCAAGTGAGTTTACTATGGTGAGTTTGTTAAATGCTTCAGCTCAAATTGGAGCGCTGAGACAAGGGGTATGGATTCATGAGTACATAAAGAAGAATAATCTACAGTTGAATGCCATTGTAGTTACAGCAATCATAGATATGTACTGCAAATGTGGTAGCATAGGGAATGCCCTCCAAGTGTTTGAGAAAATACCCTGCAGATCATTATCCAGTTGGAACTCAATGATCTTTGGCCTGGCGGTGAATGGCTGTGAAAAGGAAGCAATTTTGGTATTCAAAATGCTGGAATCTTCAAGTCTTAAACCAGATTGTATTAGCTTTATGGCTGTATTAACAGCTTGTAATCACGGTGCCATGGTGGATGAAGGCATGGAATTTTTCTCACGGATGAAAAACACATACAGAATTGAACCATCAATAAAACACTACAATTTAATGGTGGACATGATCAGCCGAGCTGGATTTCTTGAAGAAGCAGAGCAGTTCATAAAAACCATGCCGATTGAGAAAGATGCAATCATATGGGGGTGTTTGCTTTCGGCTTGTAGAATATATGGGAACACAGAAATGGCAAAGAGAGCAGCAGAGAAAGTTAATGAATTGGATCCAGAAGAAACCATGGGTTATGTTCTAATGGCAAATATCCATGCTTGGGGGAATAACTTCGTGGGAGCAATGGAGAAGAGGGTTGCAATGAGGATGAAGAAGGTGGAGAAAGAACCAGGGGGCAGTTTTATTGAAGTTGATGAAGAAGTTCATGAGTTCATAGCTGGTGGTGGGAGGTTGCATCGAAAAGCTCAAGAGATCTACATTGTATTGGGACAATTGGGAGTAATGCTACAAGATAAAGGAGCTGTTGGAGATGAATTTTAA
- the LOC101212137 gene encoding uncharacterized protein LOC101212137, translating to MILNSAAAIAKEVPVRPLWKPIRASSNISTQQLRQELTHLHSEAETTRTKANSARLRLLRLSEAAEKLRQQAAISVRTGKENEARDLLFQKKKVMQALEKSNSRIKLLDELSAKLNEAIYVKESQLIGNIDLDLTMATEDGSSPIRIATSEQEAPKDSEETHFETKDVNLPENQDVHPSAGEDHASTDNDREQEVPPCSDLGSEDERVNSMKGASSYEDFMENLDRQLNTIEDELDGVLRASTVLLDDDDKQKNRRVQQILELQESIRLIRKRVSSFKLANVNIR from the exons ATGATATTGAACTCTGCAGCGGCAATAGCTAAGGAGGTTCCTGTACGGCCTCTATGGAAACCAATACGTGCCTCTTCCAACATCAGCACACAGCAGCTACGCCAGGAACTTACTCACCTTCATTCTGAAGCTGAGACTACAAGAACCAAAG CAAACAGTGCGAGATTGAGACTCTTGAGGTTGTCTGAGGCTGCTGAAAAGCTACGACAACAGGCAGCTATTAGCGTACGAACAGGGAAGGAAAATGAGGCGAGAGATCTACTTTTTCAGAAGAAGAAGGTAATGCAAGCGTTGGAGAAGTCAAATAGTCGAATCAAGTTGTTGGATGAACTTTCAGCAAAACTTAACGAG GCAATATACGTAAAAGAGAGTCAGCTTATCGGGAACATTGATTTGGATTTGACAATGGCTACTGAAGATGGTTCCAGCCCCATTCGAATTGCCACTTCAGAGCAGGAAGCTCCAAAAGATTCAGAAGAAACtcattttgaaactaaagATGTAAACCTTCCTGAAAATCAAGATGTGCATCCGAGTGCTGGAGAGGATCATGCGAGCACAGATAATGACCGAGAGCAAGAAGTCCCCCCATGCTCTGATTTAGGGAGTGAAGATGAAAGAGTAAATAGTATGAAGGGAGCATCATCTTATGAGGATTTTATGGAAAACCTGGACAGACAGCTAAACACAATCGAAGATGAACTTGATGGTGTGCTGAGGGCTTCAACAGTCCTTttagatgatgatgataaacAGAAAAATAGAAGAGTACAACAAATACTGGAACTTCAAGAGAGCATCCGGCTTATCAGAAAGAG AGTTTCAAGTTTCAAGTTGGCAAATGTGAACATCAGGTAA
- the LOC101211248 gene encoding WRKY transcription factor 71 has product MSNDEGKNVYQQYDPFQYNQLDMNRSIFHQQAAAALDPGLMSFTNFFDTSSLEYNSLSKAFDVSCCSSQVISAVDDVSKKKASTTTPNSSVSSSSNEAAVEEDSVKSNKLEDIKGRCENKDEEKSKKQNSNLSKKKEKRPREPRFAFLTKSEIDHLEDGYRWRKYGQKAVKNSPYPRSYYRCTSQKCVVKKRVERSYQDPSVVITTYEGQHNHHCPATLRGHSAGIMSSPFYASASASVTAASSGPTLPQELFSHLLPTNNCQTDPAASMMYQNLSLQQHLQLPDHYGLLQDLFTQK; this is encoded by the exons atgTCAAATGATGAAGGGAAAAATGTGTACCAGCAGTATGATCCATTTCAATACAACCAATTGGATATGAACCGTTCAATCTTCCATCAACAAGCTGCAGCGGCGTTGGATCCTGGCTTGATGAGCTTCACTAATTTCTTCGATACCAGCTCTTTGGAATATAATAGCCTGTCGAAGGCGTTCGATGTGTCGTGCTGTTCATCTCAAGTCATTTCTGCAGTGGACGACGTGTCGAAAAAGAAGGCTTCAACGACAACCCCAAATTCTTCAGTGTCATCTTCGTCTAATGAAGCTGCAGTTGAAGAAGATTCAGTGAAGAGCAACAAATTAGAAGACATAAAAGGGCGGTGCGAGaataaagatgaagaaaagtCTAAGAAACA gAACAGcaatttatcaaaaaagaaagagaaacggCCGAGGGAGCCCCGTTTTGCTTTCTTGACTAAGAGTGAGATTGATCATCTTGAAGATGGATATAGATGGAGAAAATATGGTCAGAAAGCAGTTAAAAATAGTCCTTACCCCAg AAGCTACTATAGATGCACCAGCCAAAAATGTGTAGTAAAAAAACGAGTTGAAAGATCATATCAAGATCCATCTGTGGTGATTACTACATATGAAGGCCAACACAACCACCATTGCCCAGCTACACTCCGAGGCCATTCTGCAGGGATCATGTCGTCTCCATTCTACGCATCAGCATCAGCATCAGTAACAGCAGCCTCATCGGGGCCTACGCTTCCCCAAGAACTCTTCTCGCATTTGTTACCAACGAATAACTGCCAAACCGACCCAGCTGCCTCGATGATGTACCAAAATTTAAGCCTTCAACAACACCTTCAATTGCCTGATCATTATGGTTTGTTGCAAGATTTATTCACTCAAAAATAG
- the LOC101212378 gene encoding probable receptor-like protein kinase At2g42960 produces MSSGSSSTLNTELSKKTPFLGLSLWVLICLCVGAFIVLILGILSVWVMFRRKTRRSPENFSTSQIPNISKDIKVDRIATQSAHHNHLESLYISINDKSSEKNSEKMIGHLGMSKSSDPDNISQCSSNYHHERVFSSHSGEEGSSGTVRKQSSMSYGGYGGLVTASPLVGLPEISHLGWGHWFTLRDLEFATNRFAADNVLGEGGYGVVYKGRLINGTEVAVKKLLNNLGQAEKEFRVEVEAIGHVRHKNLVRLLGYCIEGVHRMLVYEYVNNGNLEQWLHGAMRQHGTLTWEARMKVLLGTAKALAYLHEAIEPKVVHRDIKSSNILIDDEFNAKVSDFGLAKLLDAGESHITTRVMGTFGYVAPEYANTGLLNEKSDIYSFGVLLLEAITGRDPVDYGRPANEVNLVEWLKVMVGTRRAEEVIDPSLETKPSTRALKRALLIALRCVDPEADKRPKMTQVVRMLEADDYPSREDRRSQKSSTANSEIESSQGEIGSKPGESQSKPVNA; encoded by the exons ATGTCATCTGGAAGTAGCAGTACTTTGAATACAGAATTGTCAAAGAAAACACCCTTCCTTGGTTTGTCCCTATGGGTTTTGATCTGCTTATGTGTTGGTgcatttattgttttgattctTGGTATCTTATCTGTATGGGTGATGTTTCGAAGAAAAACAAGGAGATCCCCAGAAAACTTCTCTACTTCTCAAATACCAAATATCTCGAAGGATATTAAGGTGGACAGAATCGCTACTCAATCCGCCCACCACAATCATCTTGAGAGCctttatatttctattaatgataaatcAAGTGAGAAGAACTCAGAGAAGATGATTGGTCATTTGGGTATGAGCAAGTCTAGTGATCCTGATAACATAAGCCAATGCAGCTCCAATTATCATCATGAAAGAGTTTTCAGCTCACATTCAGGAGAAGAAGGAAGCTCTGGTACTGTTAGAAAACAGTCTTCAATGTCATATGGAGGGTATGGAGGCCTTGTGACTGCCTCTCCTCTCGTTGGCTTGCCTGAAATTTCACATCTTGGTTGGGGTCACTGGTTTACACTCAGGGATCTAGAATTTGCCACAAATCGTTTTGCTGCAGACAATGTGCTTGGTGAAGGGGGTTATGGGGTTGTCTATAAAGGCAGACTGATAAATGGAACTGAGGTTGCTGTGAAGAAACTTCTCAATAATCT GGGACAAGCAGAGAAAGAATTTAGAGTTGAAGTGGAGGCCATTGGTCATGTAAGACACAAGAATCTCGTACGGCTCCTTGGCTATTGCATAGAAGGAGTTCATAG GATGCTGGTCTATGAATATGTGAACAATGGGAACTTAGAGCAATGGTTACATGGGGCTATGCGACAACATGGCACCTTGACTTGGGAGGCCCGAATGAAGGTGCTTCTTGGCACTGCCAAGGC GCTAGCATATTTACATGAAGCAATTGAACCAAAGGTTGTTCACAGAGACATAAAATCGAGCAATATCTTAATTGATGACGAATTTAATGCAAAGGTTTCAGATTTTGGATTGGCCAAACTTTTGGATGCAGGAGAGAGTCACATCACGACTAGAGTGATGGGAACATTTGG GTATGTGGCGCCAGAATATGCTAACACTGGCTTGTTAAATGAGAAGAGCGACATTTATAGCTTTGGTGTTCTCCTTCTAGAAGCAATCACAGGAAGGGATCCGGTGGACTATGGCCGTCCTGCTAATGAG GTTAATCTTGTTGAGTGGTTAAAAGTGATGGTTGGCACAAGGAGAGCTGAGGAAGTTATTGACCCAAGTCTTGAAACTAAACCCAGTACTCGAGCTTTGAAACGGGCCCTTCTGATTGCACTTAGGTGTGTGGATCCTGAGGCAGATAAGAGACCAAAAATGACCCAAGTTGTTAGGATGCTGGAAGCTGATGACTACCCATCTCGTGAG GATCGGCGGAGCCAAAAGAGCAGCACAGCAAACTCAGAGATTGAATCCAGTCAAGGCGAGATTGGAAGTAAACCAGGGGAATCACAAAGCAAACCAGTAAACGCATGA